One stretch of Streptomyces sp. MMBL 11-1 DNA includes these proteins:
- a CDS encoding glycosyltransferase family 2 protein — protein sequence MIIPNHNYEKTLRACLESVYAQTLRPRDVVVVDDASTDRSRDIAREFPCVLVARPDNAGVSAARNLGVAASAGQVLFFLDSDIALAPDAIENAVDLLMDDPGTGCVHGVLDPEPLFDDGPVEVYHCLHAHFWRHRSAGVVGTAFFALAAIERSVFEATGPFDENLRDSEDVEYSDRLAATHRIRLSERVTGRHDDVDRLLPMLAEQYRRSQLLVPVAAVERRRGGGLRANRTGGVLAAGLVPLTLPLALLTPWLLAVPLVCAVAFALADPGLSRFVVRRKGWPFLLRFTALHFAVHLALVLGAVVGGVRWLVDPRFGPSVRGRRDRPAPVAAP from the coding sequence GTGATCATCCCCAACCACAACTACGAGAAGACCCTGCGGGCCTGCCTGGAATCCGTCTACGCCCAGACCCTGCGCCCTCGGGACGTGGTCGTCGTGGACGACGCCAGCACCGACCGCTCGCGCGACATCGCCCGCGAGTTCCCCTGTGTGCTCGTCGCCCGCCCCGACAACGCGGGGGTCTCCGCCGCCCGCAACCTCGGCGTCGCCGCCTCCGCCGGGCAGGTGCTGTTCTTCCTCGACTCCGACATCGCGCTGGCCCCCGACGCGATCGAGAACGCCGTCGACCTGCTCATGGACGACCCGGGGACCGGCTGCGTCCACGGCGTCCTGGACCCCGAACCGCTCTTCGACGACGGCCCGGTGGAGGTCTACCACTGCCTGCACGCCCACTTCTGGCGACACCGCAGTGCCGGAGTCGTCGGCACCGCCTTCTTCGCGCTGGCCGCGATCGAGCGCAGCGTGTTCGAGGCGACCGGGCCCTTCGACGAGAACCTCCGCGACTCCGAGGACGTCGAGTACAGCGACCGCCTCGCCGCCACCCACCGCATCCGTCTCAGCGAGCGGGTGACCGGCCGTCACGACGACGTGGACCGGCTGCTGCCGATGCTCGCCGAGCAGTACCGCCGCTCCCAGCTGCTCGTCCCCGTCGCCGCCGTCGAGCGCCGGCGCGGCGGTGGGCTGCGCGCCAACCGCACCGGCGGCGTCCTGGCCGCCGGTCTGGTCCCGCTCACCCTCCCGCTCGCCCTGCTCACCCCCTGGCTGCTCGCCGTACCGCTGGTCTGCGCCGTGGCCTTCGCGCTGGCGGACCCCGGGCTGTCGCGCTTCGTGGTCCGCCGCAAGGGGTGGCCCTTCCTGCTCCGCTTCACCGCGCTGCACTTCGCGGTGCACCTGGCGCTCGTCCTCGGCGCGGTGGTCGGCGGGGTGCGCTGGCTGGTCGACCCCCGCTTCGGCCCCTCCGTCCGGGGCCGCCGCGACCGGCCCGCCCCGGTGGCCGCCCCGTGA
- a CDS encoding lysylphosphatidylglycerol synthase domain-containing protein yields the protein MPGPEAPGAAARPSRRARLLRTAAALVLIAATAYAVGGSLRGAGTEMAEAAARPGGVLLLIAALLANAAGLVLSMLSWRVLVVDGGSTARTSDTARIFFIGVISKFVPGRIWGVLAHIQLGKAVGIAPERMIAAFGLGLVIGMTTGAAAGLLVAPAVFGTGAWVFAPLVLLAAAAVARPGWVGRLVAWTMRLARRPDGAAEGSPRALRLSIGWACASWAVSGLHLWAIVVLLGAPPLLSLPVCVGGFALATVAGSLAFVLPDGWGARELVLLAPLGAVMPLSAATAAVIASRLVCVLSEVAATGAALAWARAAGPLPTPRPALQEGAA from the coding sequence GTGCCCGGGCCCGAGGCGCCCGGGGCCGCCGCCCGTCCCTCCCGCCGCGCCCGGCTGCTGCGCACGGCCGCCGCCCTCGTGCTCATCGCGGCGACCGCCTACGCCGTGGGCGGATCGCTGCGCGGCGCCGGTACGGAGATGGCCGAGGCCGCCGCGCGGCCCGGGGGAGTGCTCCTGCTCATCGCCGCCCTCCTCGCCAACGCGGCCGGGCTCGTCCTGTCGATGCTGTCGTGGCGCGTCCTCGTCGTGGACGGCGGCTCCACGGCCCGTACCAGCGACACCGCCCGGATCTTCTTCATCGGCGTCATCAGCAAATTCGTCCCCGGCCGCATCTGGGGCGTCCTCGCCCACATCCAGCTCGGCAAGGCCGTCGGCATCGCCCCCGAGCGGATGATCGCCGCCTTCGGCCTCGGCCTCGTCATCGGGATGACCACCGGGGCCGCCGCCGGACTCCTCGTCGCACCGGCCGTGTTCGGCACGGGCGCCTGGGTCTTCGCCCCGCTCGTCCTGCTCGCCGCCGCCGCCGTGGCCCGGCCCGGCTGGGTGGGCCGCCTCGTCGCGTGGACGATGCGGCTGGCCCGCCGCCCGGACGGAGCCGCCGAGGGCTCGCCCCGGGCCCTGCGGCTCTCCATCGGCTGGGCCTGCGCCTCCTGGGCCGTCTCCGGACTCCACCTGTGGGCGATCGTCGTCCTCCTCGGCGCCCCGCCGCTGCTCTCCCTGCCGGTCTGCGTCGGCGGCTTCGCCCTGGCCACCGTCGCCGGAAGCCTCGCCTTTGTCCTGCCCGACGGCTGGGGCGCCCGTGAACTCGTCCTCCTCGCGCCCCTCGGCGCGGTCATGCCGCTGTCCGCCGCCACCGCGGCCGTCATCGCCAGCCGGCTGGTCTGCGTGCTCAGCGAGGTGGCCGCCACCGGCGCCGCACTCGCCTGGGCCCGCGCCGCCGGCCCCCTGCCCACCCCCCGACCCGCGCTCCAGGAAGGAGCCGCATGA
- a CDS encoding aspartate aminotransferase family protein — MTSAATPLLTVDDCEQLSTSQVHELYRAHVNKSQVSLMTSFGFGRELVDHAEGSWIYTRDGRRVLDFTGGVGVLNHGHNHPRILAARRRFQEQRRMEVHKTYFSPYIAALGHNLAQLLPGDLNLSFFPNSGAEAVEGAVKLAYKYHGGRRQRILHADISFHGKLLGSGSLTGSAQNAFAFPGIPGVSAFRYGDLGSVREAVAGARDAKGRCDVYAILIEPFSASTMTECSEEFLRGLRELCTEEKIVLIFDEIYTGWGKTGSLFHFMRYPGLVPDVVTTSKSFGGGKSSISAFVAREPVFRKAYDSLGDAMLQSTSTTYYGFGEETATALEAVNIAVEDDYPARARAIERVLAPGLERLRKQYPDIIADVRGAGALYGIFLDGGPRLLDLAAKIAPGGLARDPLLRTKVITCAVVNAMYHDHDVYMYYTLNGRSPLVAAPCLVAGADEVEIFLDAFEKTLAKGMNRLLTAFLKDKAVSRWAA, encoded by the coding sequence ATGACCTCCGCCGCAACCCCCCTGCTCACCGTGGACGACTGCGAACAACTGTCGACGAGCCAGGTGCACGAGCTGTACCGGGCCCACGTCAACAAGAGCCAGGTCTCCCTGATGACCTCCTTCGGCTTCGGCCGGGAACTCGTCGACCACGCCGAGGGATCCTGGATTTACACCCGCGACGGCCGCCGCGTCCTCGACTTCACCGGCGGCGTCGGCGTCCTCAACCACGGCCACAACCACCCGCGGATCCTCGCCGCCCGCCGCCGCTTCCAGGAACAGCGCCGGATGGAGGTCCACAAGACCTACTTCTCGCCCTACATCGCCGCCCTCGGCCACAACCTCGCCCAGCTCCTCCCCGGCGACCTGAACCTCTCGTTCTTCCCCAACTCGGGGGCCGAGGCCGTCGAGGGCGCGGTGAAACTCGCGTACAAGTACCACGGCGGCCGCCGGCAGCGGATCCTGCACGCCGACATCAGCTTCCACGGCAAGCTGCTGGGCTCCGGCAGCCTCACCGGCAGCGCCCAGAACGCGTTCGCCTTCCCCGGCATCCCCGGCGTCTCCGCCTTCCGCTACGGCGACCTCGGCTCCGTACGGGAAGCGGTCGCCGGGGCCCGGGACGCCAAGGGCCGCTGCGACGTCTACGCGATCCTCATCGAGCCCTTCTCCGCCTCCACGATGACGGAGTGCTCCGAGGAGTTCCTGCGCGGCCTGCGGGAGTTGTGCACCGAGGAGAAGATCGTGCTGATCTTCGACGAGATCTACACCGGCTGGGGCAAGACCGGCAGCCTCTTCCACTTCATGCGCTACCCCGGGCTCGTCCCGGACGTGGTGACCACCTCGAAGTCCTTCGGCGGCGGCAAGTCCTCGATCTCCGCCTTCGTCGCCCGCGAACCCGTCTTCCGCAAGGCCTACGACAGCCTCGGCGACGCCATGCTCCAGTCCACCAGCACCACCTACTACGGCTTCGGCGAGGAGACCGCCACCGCGCTGGAGGCCGTGAACATCGCGGTCGAGGACGACTATCCGGCCCGTGCCCGCGCCATCGAACGCGTCCTCGCCCCGGGCCTGGAGCGGCTGCGCAAGCAGTACCCCGACATCATCGCGGACGTCCGGGGAGCCGGGGCGCTGTACGGGATCTTCCTCGACGGCGGCCCCCGCCTCCTGGACCTCGCCGCGAAGATCGCCCCCGGCGGACTGGCCCGCGACCCGCTGCTGCGCACCAAGGTCATCACCTGCGCGGTCGTCAACGCGATGTACCACGACCACGACGTGTACATGTACTACACGCTCAACGGCCGCAGCCCCCTGGTGGCCGCACCCTGTCTGGTCGCCGGAGCCGACGAGGTGGAGATCTTCCTCGACGCCTTCGAGAAGACCCTGGCCAAGGGCATGAACCGGCTCCTCACCGCCTTCCTCAAGGACAAGGCGGTGTCCCGATGGGCGGCCTGA
- a CDS encoding NAD-dependent epimerase/dehydratase family protein, giving the protein MGGLTIAVTGAAGMLGSHLVTRLAADGHDVVGVDLRDEPHPAAGARHVVADIRDAAALARAFDGAHALVHCAAALPSYPVDQIRSITVDGTRTVLTAAHRARVDRVVHISSTAVYGLPKRVPTPEEHPREPVDPYSRAKAEAEEVCEEFRARGMCLPVLRPKTFLGPGRMGLFSMLFEWAEERRNFPVLGRGDVRIQMFGMADLVDAVVLALEAPPETANDVYNLGAAEFGTLREDFQAVLDAAGHGKRVVPLPAAPALAVLRLLERTKLSPVYGRLLFKLLDDSYVDIGRATERLGFRPALSNQDAILGTYAWWRTQRGAGTPAPGAGRTSRDPWRQGALGLAKVFF; this is encoded by the coding sequence ATGGGCGGCCTGACCATCGCCGTGACCGGAGCCGCCGGCATGCTCGGCTCCCACCTCGTGACCCGGCTCGCCGCCGACGGCCACGACGTCGTCGGCGTCGACCTGCGCGACGAACCCCACCCGGCCGCCGGCGCCCGGCACGTCGTCGCCGACATCCGCGACGCGGCGGCGCTCGCCCGCGCCTTCGACGGGGCCCACGCGCTGGTGCACTGCGCCGCCGCCCTGCCCAGCTACCCCGTCGACCAGATCCGCTCCATCACCGTCGACGGCACCCGCACCGTCCTGACCGCCGCGCACCGCGCCCGGGTCGACCGGGTCGTGCACATCTCCTCCACCGCCGTCTACGGACTGCCCAAGCGGGTCCCCACCCCGGAGGAGCACCCCCGTGAACCCGTCGACCCGTACAGCAGGGCGAAGGCGGAGGCCGAGGAGGTCTGCGAGGAGTTCCGGGCGCGCGGGATGTGCCTGCCGGTGCTGCGCCCCAAGACCTTCCTCGGGCCGGGACGCATGGGCCTGTTCTCGATGCTCTTCGAATGGGCCGAGGAGCGCCGCAACTTCCCGGTCCTCGGCCGGGGCGACGTCCGCATCCAGATGTTCGGCATGGCCGACCTCGTCGACGCCGTGGTGCTCGCCCTCGAAGCGCCGCCCGAGACCGCCAACGACGTCTACAACCTGGGGGCCGCCGAGTTCGGCACCCTGCGCGAGGACTTCCAGGCCGTGCTGGACGCGGCCGGACACGGCAAACGCGTGGTCCCGCTGCCGGCAGCACCGGCACTCGCGGTCCTGCGCCTGCTGGAGCGCACCAAGCTCTCCCCGGTCTACGGGCGGCTGCTCTTCAAGCTCCTCGACGACAGTTACGTGGACATCGGCCGGGCCACCGAACGGCTCGGCTTCCGTCCCGCGCTCTCCAACCAGGACGCCATCCTCGGCACGTACGCGTGGTGGCGGACCCAGCGGGGGGCCGGCACACCCGCTCCCGGAGCCGGCCGGACCAGCCGGGACCCGTGGCGCCAAGGGGCGCTCGGCCTGGCCAAGGTCTTCTTCTGA
- a CDS encoding UbiA prenyltransferase family protein: MDITRSSPAPVRVVAVPPEPEPADLTAPPEPTAVEPLQPHPTATATASASASVGVTVAATATDVRGRRRRNRPRDLLALLRPGQWVKNLAVVPLALLDTSWGTEAFLRTGWAVLGFTLASALVYVVNDLADRERDRLHPDKRHRPIASGRVSTAAAGALTCVLALSLTGWAVAGPAWLWWPTALYLALSLAYSQGLKHIPLVDAFIVATGFVLRLVQGSLLIGARMSEWLALCVFSFCLMLALGKRRHEMTAAGRAHRPALRGYTLAFLDHLVVLVAVLTAVSYVLYLRDDAALAAGASLVTLLSAPCAVFGLARYLQLLLVEEGGGNPVHVLFRDRATLVNAALWAVLVALALLLPQASA; this comes from the coding sequence GTGGACATCACCCGGTCCTCACCCGCGCCCGTGCGCGTGGTGGCAGTCCCGCCCGAACCCGAACCCGCCGACCTCACCGCGCCGCCCGAACCCACCGCCGTAGAGCCGCTTCAGCCTCATCCGACCGCGACTGCCACCGCGTCCGCGAGCGCGAGCGTCGGCGTGACCGTGGCCGCGACCGCCACCGACGTACGGGGGCGTCGCCGCCGCAACCGCCCCCGCGACCTCCTCGCCCTCCTGCGCCCCGGCCAGTGGGTGAAGAACCTGGCCGTCGTCCCGCTGGCCCTGCTCGACACCTCCTGGGGGACCGAGGCCTTCCTGCGCACCGGCTGGGCCGTCCTCGGCTTCACCCTCGCCTCCGCGCTCGTCTACGTCGTCAACGACCTCGCCGACCGGGAGCGGGACCGGCTGCACCCGGACAAACGCCACCGCCCGATCGCCTCCGGCCGGGTGTCCACCGCCGCCGCCGGGGCGCTGACCTGCGTCCTCGCCCTGTCGCTGACCGGCTGGGCGGTGGCCGGGCCCGCCTGGCTGTGGTGGCCCACCGCCCTCTACCTGGCGCTGAGCCTCGCCTACTCCCAGGGGCTCAAACACATACCGCTGGTGGACGCGTTCATCGTGGCGACCGGCTTCGTGCTGCGGCTCGTCCAGGGGTCGCTGCTCATCGGCGCCCGGATGTCCGAGTGGCTGGCGCTGTGCGTCTTCTCGTTCTGCCTGATGCTGGCGCTCGGCAAACGCCGGCACGAGATGACGGCGGCGGGCCGCGCCCACCGCCCCGCCCTGCGCGGCTACACGCTCGCCTTCCTCGACCATCTCGTCGTCCTGGTCGCCGTGCTGACGGCCGTCAGTTACGTGCTCTACCTGCGCGACGACGCGGCCCTCGCCGCCGGGGCCTCCCTCGTCACCCTGCTCTCCGCCCCCTGCGCCGTCTTCGGCCTCGCCCGCTACCTCCAGCTCCTCCTCGTCGAGGAGGGCGGCGGCAACCCCGTCCACGTCCTCTTCCGGGACCGCGCCACGCTCGTCAACGCGGCGCTGTGGGCGGTGCTCGTCGCCCTCGCCCTCCTCCTCCCGCAAGCGTCCGCATGA